The Cyclobacteriaceae bacterium genome includes a region encoding these proteins:
- a CDS encoding membrane dipeptidase codes for MKFFSVLCLSLSLLFLSCSEKKPAERMNDEQLHALADSLAHKFIIMDGHVDLPFRLKIKNFRVEREYMGIPISYPEGDFDYERAVKGGLSAPFMSIYVPSSYQLLPDKGKAVADSMINMVIGITTNIPDKFALANTVADVEKNFKEGKISLPMGMENAAPFGNDLKNVKYFYDRGVRYATLTHSKDNQICDSSGDTTRTWGGLSPFGIEVVKEMNRIGMIVDISHVDDSTFYQVMKLSKAPCIASHSSARFFAPTVRRDMTDDMIKKLGENDGVMDINFYTAFLSSEVSRHNKKLDSLLKSKGLDSEDSLAKPVIAEYLKDHPTPPTDVQTVANHIDHAVKLAGIDHVGLGSDYDGVGGATNLPSGLKDVSQYPNLIYELLKRGYTESDIEKICSGNFIRVWKKVEEIAKK; via the coding sequence ATGAAATTCTTCTCTGTCCTCTGTCTTTCTCTTTCCCTACTTTTCCTTTCATGTTCAGAAAAAAAGCCTGCGGAACGCATGAATGATGAGCAGCTTCACGCTTTGGCAGATTCTCTGGCGCATAAGTTCATTATTATGGACGGCCATGTTGATCTTCCTTTCCGTCTCAAAATCAAAAATTTCAGGGTTGAGCGGGAGTATATGGGCATTCCCATCAGTTATCCGGAAGGAGATTTCGATTATGAAAGAGCAGTAAAAGGAGGTTTGAGTGCGCCCTTTATGTCGATCTATGTTCCGTCTTCCTATCAGTTATTGCCCGACAAGGGTAAAGCAGTAGCTGATTCCATGATCAACATGGTGATCGGTATCACTACCAATATTCCCGACAAGTTTGCTCTTGCCAATACCGTTGCGGATGTTGAAAAGAATTTCAAAGAAGGAAAGATATCATTGCCGATGGGGATGGAGAATGCGGCACCTTTCGGAAATGATCTTAAGAATGTAAAATACTTTTACGATCGTGGAGTCCGTTACGCAACCCTCACACATAGTAAAGACAATCAAATCTGTGATTCCTCCGGCGACACAACGCGTACATGGGGAGGATTAAGTCCTTTCGGAATTGAGGTTGTGAAAGAAATGAATCGCATTGGAATGATTGTAGACATCTCTCATGTTGATGACAGTACATTCTATCAGGTAATGAAACTTTCAAAGGCACCTTGTATTGCATCACACTCATCGGCAAGATTCTTTGCGCCAACGGTTCGTCGTGATATGACCGATGATATGATTAAAAAGCTCGGAGAGAACGACGGCGTGATGGATATCAATTTCTACACGGCATTCCTCAGCAGTGAAGTCTCCCGTCACAATAAAAAACTTGACTCTCTGCTTAAATCCAAAGGTCTTGATTCTGAAGACTCGCTTGCAAAGCCAGTAATTGCTGAATATCTGAAAGATCATCCAACGCCTCCAACAGATGTGCAGACAGTTGCCAATCACATTGATCATGCTGTGAAGCTGGCGGGAATTGATCATGTGGGACTAGGCTCTGACTATGATGGTGTGGGTGGTGCCACAAATCTGCCAAGCGGACTGAAAGATGTATCGCAATATCCCAACCTGATCTATGAATTATTAAAGCGCGGATATACAGAATCAGACATTGAAAAAATCTGTTCCGGAAATTTCATCAGGGTATGGAAAAAGGTTGAAGAGATTGCCAAAAAATGA
- a CDS encoding stage II sporulation protein M, which yields MREAAFIQQNRPRWEAFEKVVSQPKTAKPDQLAELFIQITDDLSFSRTQYPNSRTTNYLNALASKIHLEIYKNKKEEKSRFITFWKSELPLVLYEARKSMLYALIIFLLAIVIGALSAAYDDSFARLILGDGYVNMTLENIKNGNPTSVYSDTGSEIAMFVGIAWNNIRVSFMIFAYGVFFSLGTGLHLFYNGVMVGSFVTFFYRQHELAQAFPVIMLHGTIELSSIVIAGAAGFTMGNSLIFPGTYSRLDSFKAGALRGLKIIMGLVPFFILAAFIEGVITRYAFMHWSLKALIISLSAILMVYYFVIYPYKLRNGKLQIN from the coding sequence ATGCGTGAAGCTGCTTTTATACAACAAAATCGTCCGCGATGGGAAGCTTTTGAGAAAGTAGTGAGTCAGCCAAAAACGGCAAAACCTGACCAGCTTGCAGAATTATTCATTCAGATCACGGACGACCTTTCTTTTTCAAGGACACAGTATCCAAACAGTCGCACGACAAATTATCTGAACGCACTGGCAAGCAAAATTCACCTTGAGATCTACAAAAACAAGAAGGAAGAGAAAAGCAGGTTCATCACGTTCTGGAAATCCGAACTTCCCCTGGTGTTGTATGAGGCGCGCAAATCAATGTTGTATGCACTTATCATTTTTCTTTTAGCAATTGTTATCGGCGCGCTCTCTGCTGCTTACGATGATTCCTTTGCCCGGTTGATCCTTGGAGATGGCTATGTTAACATGACCCTTGAAAATATCAAGAATGGAAATCCGACTTCAGTTTATTCGGATACCGGAAGTGAAATAGCAATGTTCGTTGGAATAGCCTGGAATAATATCCGGGTCTCTTTTATGATCTTCGCTTACGGAGTATTCTTTTCACTGGGAACAGGATTGCATCTGTTCTATAACGGTGTAATGGTGGGATCGTTTGTTACTTTTTTCTATCGTCAGCATGAGCTTGCCCAGGCATTTCCTGTCATCATGCTTCACGGAACGATTGAGCTTTCTTCCATCGTAATTGCAGGAGCAGCAGGATTTACAATGGGTAACAGTCTGATTTTCCCTGGCACCTACTCGCGATTGGATTCATTCAAGGCAGGCGCCTTAAGAGGATTGAAGATCATTATGGGACTTGTTCCTTTTTTTATACTGGCTGCGTTCATCGAAGGAGTGATTACCCGCTATGCTTTTATGCACTGGAGTTTAAAAGCATTGATCATTTCTCTTTCCGCGATCCTCATGGTTTACTATTTTGTCATTTACCCTTACAAGCTTCGCAATGGGAAACTTCAGATTAATTGA
- a CDS encoding DUF4129 domain-containing protein: MRFIFSFIIALIVSFTLAGQDSTKLDVDSIKAYINNRFDNEEIIGSPDSTIIEARSFDQKKLDELKNDDDFDYRQPPTVAESIWTRFLEWLYQMFGWIFRSAVSTSWGRVFLYLLGIGLVVLIVLLLLKVDALRIFYSGSDKGALNYQTVEENIHEMDFDKLIQQALDKKEYRHGVRLTFLYALKLLSDKQHVDWRPGKTNHDYTQELKKTDLKIGFSELSFYFDYAWYGDFNVNETMYERVKLIFDNWRKRIE, translated from the coding sequence ATGCGATTCATTTTCTCCTTCATCATTGCTCTCATCGTCAGCTTCACATTAGCTGGTCAGGATAGCACGAAGCTTGATGTTGACTCCATTAAAGCATACATTAATAATCGTTTTGACAATGAAGAAATCATTGGCTCACCCGATTCAACTATTATTGAAGCGCGTTCATTCGATCAAAAGAAATTAGACGAACTAAAGAACGACGATGATTTCGATTATCGGCAGCCCCCCACGGTAGCGGAAAGTATCTGGACCAGATTCCTGGAATGGCTCTACCAGATGTTTGGATGGATCTTCCGAAGTGCCGTTTCCACAAGTTGGGGAAGGGTTTTTCTATACCTTCTCGGAATAGGATTAGTTGTTCTGATTGTTCTGCTGCTGCTTAAAGTGGACGCTTTGCGGATATTCTATTCCGGCTCAGATAAGGGAGCGTTAAACTATCAGACCGTTGAAGAGAATATTCATGAAATGGATTTCGATAAGCTTATCCAGCAAGCTTTGGACAAGAAAGAGTACCGGCACGGCGTGAGGTTAACTTTTCTCTATGCGCTTAAGCTATTGTCAGATAAGCAGCATGTTGACTGGCGGCCAGGAAAAACCAATCATGATTATACGCAAGAACTTAAAAAAACTGATCTCAAAATTGGATTCAGTGAGCTGAGTTTCTATTTCGATTATGCGTGGTACGGTGATTTCAATGTCAACGAAACAATGTATGAAAGAGTAAAATTAATTTTCGACAACTGGAGAAAGAGGATTGAATGA
- a CDS encoding DUF4350 domain-containing protein — protein MKKDWKYILYLSLAFGVYLIVQLSSPKSFDWTPTYASEDKNPFGAYALKQLLPEIFKGKKISVSNQTIYELKDSLKADENILILTHHFNMKEEDSKVLLEHAARGASVFIAAQSYYGTLADTLNINTYDYLFRNSIYEQRGDTSFVKFVNRNLDTARHYIFKRDNIHNYFGTFDSTRTSVIAENDFHQPVALRVVWGKGSIILNCIPLAFSNIYAIKGDAAEFMSTSLSYLPDRDTYWSEFYSVGRMEASTPLRFILTREPLAWAYYLSIISLLIFMIFEAKRKQRIIPIIPPLQNTTLEFTGIIGNLYYQRGDHKNIAEKKILFLFDQIRTKHFLNPNDVSENFVLTLAKKSGKSETDVRKLFDLIREILKKPSIKEGELIELNRRIESFNEK, from the coding sequence ATGAAAAAGGATTGGAAATACATTCTTTATCTCTCTCTGGCTTTCGGCGTGTACCTGATAGTGCAACTTTCGAGTCCGAAGAGTTTCGACTGGACTCCAACTTATGCATCTGAGGACAAGAATCCTTTTGGAGCGTACGCTTTAAAGCAGTTGCTGCCAGAAATCTTTAAAGGAAAAAAGATCAGTGTATCCAATCAGACGATCTATGAATTAAAAGATAGTCTGAAGGCCGATGAGAATATTCTGATTCTTACCCACCACTTTAATATGAAGGAGGAAGATTCCAAAGTTCTTCTTGAACATGCCGCCAGGGGTGCATCTGTTTTTATAGCTGCTCAATCATACTATGGTACACTGGCAGACACATTAAATATCAATACTTACGACTATCTCTTCAGAAACTCTATCTATGAACAACGAGGCGACACCTCATTCGTCAAGTTTGTCAATAGAAATCTTGATACAGCGCGACACTATATTTTTAAGCGTGATAATATTCACAACTACTTCGGAACCTTTGACAGCACACGCACCTCCGTCATTGCAGAAAATGATTTTCATCAACCAGTTGCTCTTCGTGTGGTATGGGGGAAGGGAAGCATAATCCTGAATTGCATCCCCTTAGCCTTCTCTAATATCTATGCCATAAAAGGCGATGCGGCTGAATTTATGTCGACATCATTGTCCTATTTACCTGACAGGGATACCTATTGGAGTGAATTTTATAGTGTGGGAAGAATGGAAGCCAGTACACCGCTTCGTTTTATTTTAACACGCGAGCCGCTGGCATGGGCATATTATCTTTCTATTATTTCTCTATTGATCTTCATGATATTTGAGGCAAAACGCAAACAGCGGATTATTCCTATTATTCCTCCATTACAAAACACCACGCTCGAATTCACAGGCATCATTGGAAATCTTTATTATCAACGGGGCGACCACAAGAACATTGCTGAAAAGAAAATCCTGTTCCTGTTTGATCAGATCAGGACAAAGCATTTTTTGAATCCCAATGACGTGAGCGAGAATTTTGTTTTAACATTGGCAAAGAAATCCGGGAAATCAGAAACTGATGTAAGGAAATTATTTGATCTCATCCGCGAAATACTTAAGAAGCCTTCTATCAAAGAGGGTGAATTGATCGAATTAAACAGAAGAATAGAGTCCTTTAATGAAAAGTAA